A portion of the Musa acuminata AAA Group cultivar baxijiao chromosome BXJ1-1, Cavendish_Baxijiao_AAA, whole genome shotgun sequence genome contains these proteins:
- the LOC103990311 gene encoding uncharacterized protein LOC103990311 isoform X2 — protein sequence MRRAMATLPLRLPCLPKLVHLRTPFRFPFLPRPPPPQAFFISPRASSMSLAFSPSSSSSTSSSLPVLTLPPPPPPPPSGHAPHLPSVSSGAVDLEPYLGCSMPGRRLRVAVLLSGGVDSSTALRLLHAAGHDCTAFYLKIWFQEDFQNFWSECPWDEDLKYARAVCDQVDVPLEVVHLSDEYWNNVVCHIISEYRSGRTPNPDVLCNTRIKFGVFLEDIASMEFDYVASGHYAHVVHSSSEDGPSILKLSKDLIKDQTYFLSHLSQSQLKRLLFPLGCLRKDEVRRIANLMDLPNKDRKDSQGICFLGKVKFSEFVAKHIGELEGVLLEAETGDYLGNHHGFWFYTVGQRQGLRLSGGPWYVVEKDVRNNVVFVSRNYFSLDKRRRTFHVGSLNWFSGAPPENTEQLQCKHYGSARDRW from the exons ATGCGTAGAGCAATGGCGACGCTACCTCTGCGACTCCCCTGCCTCCCGAAGCTTGTCCATCTAAGAACCCCGTTTCGCTTCCCCTTCctccctcgtcctcctcctcctcaagccTTCTTCATATCGCCTCGGGCTTCCTCGATGTCTCTTGCTTTTTCTCCTTCCTCATCttcctccacttcttcttctcttccggtCCTCacgttgccgccgccgccgccgcctcctccttccGGACATGCTCCGCATCTTCCTAGCGTCTCCTCCGGCGCCGTGGATCTCGAGCCGTACCTTGGATGCTCGATGCCAGGGAGGCGGCTCAGGGTCGCCGTTCTCCTCAGCGGTGGCGTCGACAGCAGCACCGCCCTCCGCCTCCTCCACGCCGCGGGGCACGACTGCACCGCTTTCTATCTCAAAATTTGGTTCCAA GAAGACTTTCAAAACTTTTGGTCTGAATGCCCATGGGATGAGGATTTGAAATATGCAAGAGCTGTTTGTGATCAG GTTGATGTGCCTCTGGAAGTGGTGCATTTGTCAGATGAATATTGGAACAATGTG GTATGTCACATTATCAGTGAGTATCGTAGTGGCCGAACCCCAAATCCTGATGTTCTTTGTAACACAAGGATTAAATTTG GTGTTTTTTTGGAGGACATTGCTAGTATGGAGTTTGATTATGTTGCTTCAGGACATTATGCTCATGTTGTTCACTCATCTTCAGAAGATGGACCTTCCATTTTGAAgttgtcaaaagatttg ATTAAGGATCAAACGTATTTTCTCTCCCATCTTTCGCAGTCTCAGCTCAAAAGGCTTCTTTTTCCACTTGGTTGCTTGAGAAAG GATGAAGTGCGTAGGATAGCTAATCTTATGGACCTTCCAAACAAAGATAGAAAGGACTCTCAAGGAATATGTTTTCTTGGAAAG GTTAAGTTTAGTGAGTTTGTTGCAAAGCATATAGGGGAGTTGGAAGGCGTATTGCTTGAAGCTGAAACTGGAGATTATCTAGGAAATCATCATGGATTTTGGTTCTATACTGTTGGTCAGCGCCAAGGCCTGCGGCTTTCTGGAGGACCCTG GTATGTTGTTGAAAAGGATGTGCGGAACAATGTTGTATTTGTATCAAGAAACTACTTTTCGTTGGATAAAAGACGGCGTACATTTCATGTTGGATCATTGAATTGGTTCAGTGGTGCACCTCCTGAAAACACTGAGCAACTACAGTGCaag CATTATGGCAGTGCCAGGGATAGATGGTGA
- the LOC103990311 gene encoding uncharacterized protein LOC103990311 isoform X3 produces the protein MRRAMATLPLRLPCLPKLVHLRTPFRFPFLPRPPPPQAFFISPRASSMSLAFSPSSSSSTSSSLPVLTLPPPPPPPPSGHAPHLPSVSSGAVDLEPYLGCSMPGRRLRVAVLLSGGVDSSTALRLLHAAGHDCTAFYLKIWFQEDFQNFWSECPWDEDLKYARAVCDQVDVPLEVVHLSDEYWNNVVCHIISEYRSGRTPNPDVLCNTRIKFGVFLEDIASMEFDYVASGHYAHVVHSSSEDGPSILKLSKDLIKDQTYFLSHLSQSQLKRLLFPLGCLRKDEVRRIANLMDLPNKDRKDSQGICFLGKVKFSEFVAKHIGELEGVLLEAETGDYLGNHHGFWFYTVGQRQGLRLSGGPWYVVEKDVRNNVVFVSRNYFSLDKRRRTFHVGSLNWFSGAPPENTEQLQCKCQG, from the exons ATGCGTAGAGCAATGGCGACGCTACCTCTGCGACTCCCCTGCCTCCCGAAGCTTGTCCATCTAAGAACCCCGTTTCGCTTCCCCTTCctccctcgtcctcctcctcctcaagccTTCTTCATATCGCCTCGGGCTTCCTCGATGTCTCTTGCTTTTTCTCCTTCCTCATCttcctccacttcttcttctcttccggtCCTCacgttgccgccgccgccgccgcctcctccttccGGACATGCTCCGCATCTTCCTAGCGTCTCCTCCGGCGCCGTGGATCTCGAGCCGTACCTTGGATGCTCGATGCCAGGGAGGCGGCTCAGGGTCGCCGTTCTCCTCAGCGGTGGCGTCGACAGCAGCACCGCCCTCCGCCTCCTCCACGCCGCGGGGCACGACTGCACCGCTTTCTATCTCAAAATTTGGTTCCAA GAAGACTTTCAAAACTTTTGGTCTGAATGCCCATGGGATGAGGATTTGAAATATGCAAGAGCTGTTTGTGATCAG GTTGATGTGCCTCTGGAAGTGGTGCATTTGTCAGATGAATATTGGAACAATGTG GTATGTCACATTATCAGTGAGTATCGTAGTGGCCGAACCCCAAATCCTGATGTTCTTTGTAACACAAGGATTAAATTTG GTGTTTTTTTGGAGGACATTGCTAGTATGGAGTTTGATTATGTTGCTTCAGGACATTATGCTCATGTTGTTCACTCATCTTCAGAAGATGGACCTTCCATTTTGAAgttgtcaaaagatttg ATTAAGGATCAAACGTATTTTCTCTCCCATCTTTCGCAGTCTCAGCTCAAAAGGCTTCTTTTTCCACTTGGTTGCTTGAGAAAG GATGAAGTGCGTAGGATAGCTAATCTTATGGACCTTCCAAACAAAGATAGAAAGGACTCTCAAGGAATATGTTTTCTTGGAAAG GTTAAGTTTAGTGAGTTTGTTGCAAAGCATATAGGGGAGTTGGAAGGCGTATTGCTTGAAGCTGAAACTGGAGATTATCTAGGAAATCATCATGGATTTTGGTTCTATACTGTTGGTCAGCGCCAAGGCCTGCGGCTTTCTGGAGGACCCTG GTATGTTGTTGAAAAGGATGTGCGGAACAATGTTGTATTTGTATCAAGAAACTACTTTTCGTTGGATAAAAGACGGCGTACATTTCATGTTGGATCATTGAATTGGTTCAGTGGTGCACCTCCTGAAAACACTGAGCAACTACAGTGCaag TGCCAGGGATAG
- the LOC103990311 gene encoding uncharacterized protein LOC103990311 isoform X1 has product MRRAMATLPLRLPCLPKLVHLRTPFRFPFLPRPPPPQAFFISPRASSMSLAFSPSSSSSTSSSLPVLTLPPPPPPPPSGHAPHLPSVSSGAVDLEPYLGCSMPGRRLRVAVLLSGGVDSSTALRLLHAAGHDCTAFYLKIWFQEDFQNFWSECPWDEDLKYARAVCDQVDVPLEVVHLSDEYWNNVVCHIISEYRSGRTPNPDVLCNTRIKFGVFLEDIASMEFDYVASGHYAHVVHSSSEDGPSILKLSKDLIKDQTYFLSHLSQSQLKRLLFPLGCLRKDEVRRIANLMDLPNKDRKDSQGICFLGKVKFSEFVAKHIGELEGVLLEAETGDYLGNHHGFWFYTVGQRQGLRLSGGPWYVVEKDVRNNVVFVSRNYFSLDKRRRTFHVGSLNWFSGAPPENTEQLQCKVRHGPGFYDCSIMAVPGIDGDEDNLVVHLSEDDQGLAAGQFAAFYHGDVCIGSGVIMDSWDEKCFPICSKALETARMEDKSKLGKPVRIMNLDTR; this is encoded by the exons ATGCGTAGAGCAATGGCGACGCTACCTCTGCGACTCCCCTGCCTCCCGAAGCTTGTCCATCTAAGAACCCCGTTTCGCTTCCCCTTCctccctcgtcctcctcctcctcaagccTTCTTCATATCGCCTCGGGCTTCCTCGATGTCTCTTGCTTTTTCTCCTTCCTCATCttcctccacttcttcttctcttccggtCCTCacgttgccgccgccgccgccgcctcctccttccGGACATGCTCCGCATCTTCCTAGCGTCTCCTCCGGCGCCGTGGATCTCGAGCCGTACCTTGGATGCTCGATGCCAGGGAGGCGGCTCAGGGTCGCCGTTCTCCTCAGCGGTGGCGTCGACAGCAGCACCGCCCTCCGCCTCCTCCACGCCGCGGGGCACGACTGCACCGCTTTCTATCTCAAAATTTGGTTCCAA GAAGACTTTCAAAACTTTTGGTCTGAATGCCCATGGGATGAGGATTTGAAATATGCAAGAGCTGTTTGTGATCAG GTTGATGTGCCTCTGGAAGTGGTGCATTTGTCAGATGAATATTGGAACAATGTG GTATGTCACATTATCAGTGAGTATCGTAGTGGCCGAACCCCAAATCCTGATGTTCTTTGTAACACAAGGATTAAATTTG GTGTTTTTTTGGAGGACATTGCTAGTATGGAGTTTGATTATGTTGCTTCAGGACATTATGCTCATGTTGTTCACTCATCTTCAGAAGATGGACCTTCCATTTTGAAgttgtcaaaagatttg ATTAAGGATCAAACGTATTTTCTCTCCCATCTTTCGCAGTCTCAGCTCAAAAGGCTTCTTTTTCCACTTGGTTGCTTGAGAAAG GATGAAGTGCGTAGGATAGCTAATCTTATGGACCTTCCAAACAAAGATAGAAAGGACTCTCAAGGAATATGTTTTCTTGGAAAG GTTAAGTTTAGTGAGTTTGTTGCAAAGCATATAGGGGAGTTGGAAGGCGTATTGCTTGAAGCTGAAACTGGAGATTATCTAGGAAATCATCATGGATTTTGGTTCTATACTGTTGGTCAGCGCCAAGGCCTGCGGCTTTCTGGAGGACCCTG GTATGTTGTTGAAAAGGATGTGCGGAACAATGTTGTATTTGTATCAAGAAACTACTTTTCGTTGGATAAAAGACGGCGTACATTTCATGTTGGATCATTGAATTGGTTCAGTGGTGCACCTCCTGAAAACACTGAGCAACTACAGTGCaag GTTCGACATGGTCCTGGTTTTTATGACTGCAGCATTATGGCAGTGCCAGGGATAGATGGTGATGAAGATAATTTGGTGGTGCATCTATCTGAAGATGACCAGGGCTTGGCTGCCGGACAGTTTGCAGCTTTCTACCATGGTGATGTCTGCATAGGTTCAGGTGTTATTATGGATTCTTGGGATGAGAAGTGCTTCCCCATTTGTTCAAAGGCTTTGGAGACTGCAAGGATGGAAGATAAGTCAAAACTAGGGAAACCGGTCAGGATAATGAACCTGGATACCCGGTAG
- the LOC103990311 gene encoding uncharacterized protein LOC103990311 isoform X4, which yields MLDAREAAQGRRSPQRWRRQQHRPPPPPRRGARLHRFLSQNLVPNFQNFWSECPWDEDLKYARAVCDQVDVPLEVVHLSDEYWNNVVCHIISEYRSGRTPNPDVLCNTRIKFGVFLEDIASMEFDYVASGHYAHVVHSSSEDGPSILKLSKDLIKDQTYFLSHLSQSQLKRLLFPLGCLRKDEVRRIANLMDLPNKDRKDSQGICFLGKVKFSEFVAKHIGELEGVLLEAETGDYLGNHHGFWFYTVGQRQGLRLSGGPWYVVEKDVRNNVVFVSRNYFSLDKRRRTFHVGSLNWFSGAPPENTEQLQCKVRHGPGFYDCSIMAVPGIDGDEDNLVVHLSEDDQGLAAGQFAAFYHGDVCIGSGVIMDSWDEKCFPICSKALETARMEDKSKLGKPVRIMNLDTR from the exons ATGCTCGATGCCAGGGAGGCGGCTCAGGGTCGCCGTTCTCCTCAGCGGTGGCGTCGACAGCAGCACCGCCCTCCGCCTCCTCCACGCCGCGGGGCACGACTGCACCGCTTTCTATCTCAAAATTTGGTTCCAA ACTTTCAAAACTTTTGGTCTGAATGCCCATGGGATGAGGATTTGAAATATGCAAGAGCTGTTTGTGATCAG GTTGATGTGCCTCTGGAAGTGGTGCATTTGTCAGATGAATATTGGAACAATGTG GTATGTCACATTATCAGTGAGTATCGTAGTGGCCGAACCCCAAATCCTGATGTTCTTTGTAACACAAGGATTAAATTTG GTGTTTTTTTGGAGGACATTGCTAGTATGGAGTTTGATTATGTTGCTTCAGGACATTATGCTCATGTTGTTCACTCATCTTCAGAAGATGGACCTTCCATTTTGAAgttgtcaaaagatttg ATTAAGGATCAAACGTATTTTCTCTCCCATCTTTCGCAGTCTCAGCTCAAAAGGCTTCTTTTTCCACTTGGTTGCTTGAGAAAG GATGAAGTGCGTAGGATAGCTAATCTTATGGACCTTCCAAACAAAGATAGAAAGGACTCTCAAGGAATATGTTTTCTTGGAAAG GTTAAGTTTAGTGAGTTTGTTGCAAAGCATATAGGGGAGTTGGAAGGCGTATTGCTTGAAGCTGAAACTGGAGATTATCTAGGAAATCATCATGGATTTTGGTTCTATACTGTTGGTCAGCGCCAAGGCCTGCGGCTTTCTGGAGGACCCTG GTATGTTGTTGAAAAGGATGTGCGGAACAATGTTGTATTTGTATCAAGAAACTACTTTTCGTTGGATAAAAGACGGCGTACATTTCATGTTGGATCATTGAATTGGTTCAGTGGTGCACCTCCTGAAAACACTGAGCAACTACAGTGCaag GTTCGACATGGTCCTGGTTTTTATGACTGCAGCATTATGGCAGTGCCAGGGATAGATGGTGATGAAGATAATTTGGTGGTGCATCTATCTGAAGATGACCAGGGCTTGGCTGCCGGACAGTTTGCAGCTTTCTACCATGGTGATGTCTGCATAGGTTCAGGTGTTATTATGGATTCTTGGGATGAGAAGTGCTTCCCCATTTGTTCAAAGGCTTTGGAGACTGCAAGGATGGAAGATAAGTCAAAACTAGGGAAACCGGTCAGGATAATGAACCTGGATACCCGGTAG
- the LOC103990302 gene encoding probable glucan 1,3-alpha-glucosidase produces MGGLNRRSPDALIFLIFLVFLASLTSAWKKDEFRSCRQTPFCKRARGRAPNSLPSFSVADVSLSDGAVSARLVPAPTLRQVTDDDPSAADGDDASSRSLLLRLSVYRGGILRLEIDEDPSSAPTTKRRFRLPDVLLPNLDDRRLWLSRLSPDGASATSFYLADGFEGVLRHDPFQIVVRRAGSGGEPVLSLNSHGLFDFEQLRAKKDDENWEENFRSHTDSRPNGPQSISFDVSFHGADFVYGIPEHASTSLSLRPTRGPGVDESEPYRLFNLDVFEYLHDSPFGIYGSIPFMLSHGTRSTSGFFWLNAAEMQIDVLAPGWDDPAAPNAGRVDTFWMSEAGVVDAFFFVGPGPKDVLRQYASVTGTQAMPQEFAVAYHQCRWNYRDEEDVAAVDAGFDEHDIPYDVLWLDIDHADGKRYFTWDRVLFPHPEEMQNKLAAKGRHMVTIVDPHIKRDDSFYLHKEATEKGYYVKDASGKDFDGWCWPGSSSYPDMLNPEIREWWAEKFSLKEYVGSTPSLYIWNDMNEPSVFNGPEVTMPRDAIHMGGVEHRELHNAYGYYFHMATSNGLFKRGNGKDRPFVLSRAIFAGSQRYGAIWTGDNSADWDHLRVSVPMILNLGLAGMSFSGADVGGFFGNPENDLLVRWYQLGAYYPFFRAHAHHDTKRREPWLFGEHNTALMREAIHTRYSLLPYYYTLFREAAVTGIPVMRPLWLEFPSDKETYDNGEAFLVGSSLLVHGIYEKDQKSASVYLPSGASWYNLRNGVKFDGGVSHKLAVSEDSIPSFQRAGTIIPRKDRFRRSSTQMVNDPYTLVIALNGSLAAEGELYIDDGKSYDFEQGAYIHRRFIFTDRKLTSIDIRPSNVGDKKFSTDCTVERIILLGLPSGAKKAVVEPGNHETNIELGPLTLRRASPPVALTIRKPNVRVTDDWSLRIL; encoded by the exons ATGGGTGGATTGAATCGCCGATCTCCGGACGCCTTAATCTTTCTTATCTTCTTAGTCTTCTTGGCCTCGTTGACCTCCGCCTGGAAGAAGGACGAGTTCCGCTCCTGCCGCCAGACCCCCTTCTGCAAGCGCGCCCGCGGCCGTGCCCCCAATTCGCTCCCCTCCTTCTCCGTGGCCGACGTCTCCCTCTCAGATGGCGCCGTCTCCGCCCGCCTCGTCCCCGCCCCCACCCTCCGCCAGGTCACCGACGACGACCCGTCCGCCGCCGACGGCGACGACGCCAGCTCGCGgtctctcctcctccgcctctccgTATACCGCGGCGGCATCCTCCGCCTCGAGATCGACGAGGACCCTTCCTCCGCCCCCACCACAAAGCGCCGGTTCCGCCTCCCCGACGTCCTCCTCCCCAACCTCGACGACCGCCGGCTCTGGCTCTCTCGTCTTTCCCCAGATGGCGCGTCCGCCACCTCCTTCTACCTCGCAGACGGCTTCGAGGGCGTCCTCCGCCACGATCCCTTCCAGATCGTCGTCCGTCGCGCTGGATCTGGAGGCGAGCCCGTCCTCTCGCTCAACTCTCACGGGCTGTTCGATTTCGAGCAGTTGAGGGCCAAGAAAGATGACGAGAATTGGGAGGAGAACTTTCGCAGCCACACCGACTCGCGGCCTAACGGTCCTCAGTCGATAAGCTTCGACGTTTCCTTTCACGGCGCCGATTTCGTTTACGGGATCCCGGAGCATGCCTCGACGTCGCTATCCCTCCGTCCGACTAGAGGTCCCGGAGTCGATGAATCCGAACCCTACCGTCTCTTCAACCTCGATGTCTTCGAGTACCTCCATGATTCCCCCTTTGGGATCTACGGATCCATCCCCTTTATGCTCTCGCACGGCACCCGCTCGACGTCAGGATTCTTCTGGCTCAACGCTGCTGAGATGCAAATTGATGTTCTCGCCCCCGGATGGGATGATCCGGCCGCGCCAAACGCAGGGAGGGTCGACACATTTTGGATGAGCGAGGCTGGAGTCGTGGATGCATTCTTCTTTGTCGGTCCAGGTCCGAAGGATGTGCTGCGGCAGTACGCTTCGGTCACCGGGACTCAGGCGATGCCGCAGGAGTTTGCAGTGGCATATCACCAATGCAGGTGGAATTACAGGGACGAGGAGGATGTTGCAGCTGTGGATGCTGGGTTCGATGAGCATGATATACCTTATGATGTCTTGTGGCTCGATATCGACCATGCTGATGGGAAGCGATACTTCACTTGGGACCGAGTGTTGTTCCCACACCCAGAGGAGATGCAGAACAAGTTGGCTGCCAAGGGGAGGCACATGGTAACGATTGTTGACCCTCATATCAAGCGGGATGATTCATTTTACTTGCACAAAGAAGCGACCGAGAAGGGTTACTATGTGAAAGATGCATCAGGGAAGGATTTTGATGGGTGGTGCTGGCCAGGGTCCTCGTCTTATCCTGATATGTTGAATCCAGAGATACGAGAGTGGTGGGCTGAGAAATTCTCTTTGAAGGAATATGTAGGTTCAACACCATCATTGTACATATGGAATGACATGAACGAGCCTTCGGTCTTCAATGGTCCTGAG GTAACCATGCCCAGGGATGCTATACACATGGGAGGCGTAGAGCACAGGGAATTACACAATGCATATGGTTACTATTTTCATATGGCTACATCTAATGGTCTCTTTAAGAGAGGTAATGGAAAAGACAGGCCGTTTGTTTTATCGAGAGCTATTTTTGCTGGAAGCCAAAGGTATGGTGCAATCTGGACCGGAGACAATTCTGCAGATTGGGACCATCTCAGAGTTTCGGTTCCGATGATTCTAAACCTTGGTCTTGCTGGCATGTCATTTTCTG GTGCTGATGTTGGAGGGTTTTTTGGCAACCCAGAAAATGACTTGTTAGTCCGATGGTACCAGCTTGGTGCTTATTATCCATTCTTTAGAGCTCATGCTCACCATGACACCAAGAGACGAGAGCCTTGGCTATTTGG AGAGCACAACACTGCTCTGATGAGAGAGGCAATACACACTCGATACTCATTGTTGCCATACTATTACACACTATTCAGAGAGGCTGCTGTTACTGGCATCCCTGTTATGCGCCCTTTGTGGTTGGAATTTCCTTCTGACAAAGAAACGTATGATAATGGTGAAGCTTTTCTGGTTGGCTCAAGTTTGTTAGTCCATGGGATTTATGAAAAG GATCAAAAGTCAGCATCAGTTTATTTGCCTTCTGGAGCATCATGGTATAACTTGAGAaatggagtcaagtttgatggaggtGTCTCCCACAAACTGGCTGTTTCAGAGGACAGCATACCCAGTTTCCAGAGAGCAGGTACTATTATACCGAGAAAGGACAGATTTAGGCGCAGTTCCACCCAGATGGTGAACGACCCTTACACTCTG GTAATAGCCCTTAATGGTTCACTCGCTGCCGAAGGGGAGCTCTACATCGATGATGGCAAAAGCTATGACTTTGAGCAGGGGGCATACATCCATCGGCGTTTTATATTCACTGATCGCAAGTTAACGTCGATAGACATTCGCCCCTCCAACGTAGGCGACAAGAAATTTTCCACAGATTGCACTGTGGAGAGAATCATACTTCTCGGACTGCCATCCGGCGCCAAAAAAGCTGTGGTCGAACCAGGAAATCATGAAACGAACATCGAACTAGGTCCACTCACCCTCCGGAGGGCGTCGCCGCCGGTTGCACTCACTATCAGGAAACCCAATGTTCGCGTCACCGACGACTGGTCTCTGAGAATATTATAA
- the LOC103990293 gene encoding phenylalanine--tRNA ligase beta subunit, cytoplasmic produces MPTVSVGRDRLFAALGKTYTQEEFEALCFEFGIELDDVTTEKAIIRKEKHLEDDDADEEDEEVIYKIEVAANRYDLLCLEGIARALRIFIGSEKSPLYTISDVPPKSMLRMHVKPETSLIRPFVVCAILRGIAFDEARYNSFIDLQDKLHQNICRRRTLVAIGTHDLDTIQGPFTYEALPPQEINFVPLKQVKSFRADDLLEYYKSDLKLKKYLHIIENSPVYPVIYDSNRTVLSLPPIINGAHSAISLKTKNVFVECTATDLTKAKIVLNTMVTMFSEYCENKFEIEPIEVVNSDGKSNIYPDLSIMKMEVPLSDLVDPIGISLDATEVVTLLNKMQLQAEKSSLTGGECKIFVSVPPTRSDILHARDVMEDVAIAYGYNNIPKSKPKCMTTGSRQPLNRFSDKIRAEVARAGYMEVLTWILCSHEENFAMLRRKDDGDKAVIISNPRSADFEVVRTSLMSCLLKTLKHNIDHPRPIKIFEVGDVVTLDGERDVGAANNRRLAALYCNVSSGFEEILGLVERIMKVVRAPHLQISENYIIPSDEPEYFPNRQCSIILNGKQVGNFGIVHPEVLKKFGIPDPCSFLEIDIQALL; encoded by the exons ATGCCGACGGTGAGCGTCGGAAGGGACCGCCTCTTCGCCGCCCTCGGCAAAACCTACA CGCAGGAGGAGTTCGAAGCCCTCTGTTTCGAGTTCGGCATCGAGCTCGACGATGTG ACTACGGAGAAGGCAATAATTAGGAAGGAGAAGCATCTCGAAGATGATGATGCTGACGAAGAGGACGAGGAGGTCATATACAAAATCGAAGTCGCCGCCAATAG ATATGATTTGCTCTGTCTCGAAGGGATTGCTCGAGCTCTCAGAATTTTTATTGGAAGTGAAAAAAGTCCTCTATATACAATCTCTGATGTCCCACCTAAGTCTATGCTTAGAATGCATGTTAAACCTGAG ACCTCATTGATCCGACCGTTTGTCGTTTGTGCCATTCTAAGAGGAATAGCCTTTGATGAAGCCAGATACAACAGCTTCATTGATCTTCAAGATAAACTCCACCAAAATATATGTAG GAGAAGGACCTTAGTTGCTATTGGGACTCATGATTTGGACACAATACAGGGTCCTTTTACATATGAG GCTTTGCCACCTCAGGAGATTAATTTTGTGCCTCTAAAGCAG GTGAAAAGCTTCAGGGCCGATGACCTGTTAGAATATTACAAA TCAGATTTGAAGCTGAAGAAGTACTTGCACATAATTGAGAATTCTCCTGTGTACCCTGTGATATATGACAGTAATAG AACTGTTCTGTCATTGCCACCAATTATCAATGGTGCACATTCAGCAATCAGCCTAAAGACAAAAAATGTGTTCGTTGAATGTACAGCCACTGATTTGACAAAGGCTAAGATTGTTTTGAACACAATG GTGACGATGTTTTCTGAATATTGTGAAAATAAATTTGAGATCGAACCAATTGAGGTGGTAAACTCTGATGGCAAGTCTAACATCTACCCCGATCTTTCAATTATGAAAATGGAAGTCCCTCTGTCTGACCTTGTTGATCCAATTGGTATCTCACTTGATGCTACGGAG GTTGTAACCTTATTAAATAAAATGCAATTGCAAGCGGAGAAGTCCTCATTGACTGgtggagaatgtaaaatttttgtATCTGTACCTCCCACTCGAAGTGATATTCTACATGCCCGTGATGTGATGGAG GATGTTGCTATCGCTTATGGGTACAACAACATTCCAAAATCGAAGCCTAAATGCATGACTACAGGAAGTCGGCAGCCATTGAACCGTTTTTCTGATAAAATCAGAGCTGAG GTTGCCAGGGCAGGTTACATGGAAGTGCTAACTTGGATATTGTGCTCACATGAGGAGAATTTTGCAATGTTAAGGCGGAAGGATGATGGAGATAAAGCAGTTATCATTTCAAATCCTCGTTCAGCTGACTTTGAG GTTGTTCGAACAAGTCTCATGTCatgcttgctaaagactttaaaGCATAACATAGATCACCCAAGACCCATAAAG ATCTTTGAAGTTGGTGATGTTGTTACCTTGGATGGTGAACGTGATGTTGGTGCAGCAAATAACCGTCGACTTGCAGCATTGTATTGCAACGTTTCCTCAGGCTTTGAG GAAATTTTGGGATTGGTGGAAAGAATCATGAAAGTTGTAAGAGCACCTCATCTGCAAATTTCTGAAAATTATATTATTCCTTCAGAT GAACCGGAATATTTTCCAAATAGACAATGCAGCATCATATTGAATGGAAAACAAGTAGGCAATTTTGGGATTGTTCATCCTGAG GTTTTGAAGAAATTTGGTATTCCAGACCCTTGCTCTTTCTTGGAGATTGACATCCAAGCTTTGTTGTAG